A stretch of Miscanthus floridulus cultivar M001 chromosome 13, ASM1932011v1, whole genome shotgun sequence DNA encodes these proteins:
- the LOC136499818 gene encoding classical arabinogalactan protein 9-like — protein MARASLPLFLSLSCPSIAELRAAAAARALPPAALALAAPRPCHAAPTPAPRHACPRARAAPTPRHRARSRAPSPVATPRRAPPCRPPPPASPPPCRPPPPPSATPPCLPRPSSRTRRVEPRASRARRTPPLSSAAPPPTLPPATVGRATTGPDHRPDPRPSSATTPSTSVDQSLER, from the coding sequence atggcccgcgcctctcttcctctcttcctctccctctcttgccctAGCATAGCTGAgcttcgcgccgccgccgccgcccgcgcccttcCACCGGCCGCCCTCGCCCTCGCTGCGCCGCGCCCGTGCCACGCCGCGCCTACGCCCGCGCCACGCCACGCCTGCCCCCGCGCCCGCGCTGCACCCAcgccgcgccaccgcgcccgcTCACGCGCCCCGAGCCCCGTGGCCACCCCGCGCCgcgccccgccttgccgccctccaccgccggcctcacCCCCACCTTGCCGTCCTCCACCACCGCCCTCGGCCACGCCGccgtgcctcccgcgcccgtcgagccggactcgccgTGTGGAGCCCCGGGCATCCCGCGCCCGCCGCACGCCACCGCTGTCGTCGGCCGCGCCACCACCGACCCTGCCACCTGCAACGGTCGGCCGTGCCACCACCGGCCCAGATCAtcggcctgacccacgccctTCGTCCGCTacgactccgtcgacgtccgtggatcagtcgttggaaaggtaa